CGCCAACACGTTCCGCGTCGCGGCCGGGTTGTGGGCATAAAGGCCTGGCTACTTCAATAGCACCACCTGCCAGCGAAAAGCCCAGCGCCAGCGCAGCTCATAGCGTGTGATGCCGGCCCGGGCCAGCAGCGCCTCCCAGTCCTCGCGCCGAAAGGCCCGCGCCACCGACAGCGGGGCATCGTGCCGCACCAAATAGGAACCGCCCAGCAGCCGCGTCAGCCACTTAATGCTGTGGTAGGCCAGCCAATGCCGGTGCAGGTCGTTGATGACTACAGCCACCTGCGCCTGCTCCTGCCACTGCCGCAACAGCGTCACCAGTTCATCGTCGGTGAAATGGTGGCAAAACAGGCTGCACGTCAGCACATCGAAATTCTGCGCCTGAAATTCGGGCGAGAAAATATCGAACTGGCGGAAGCTGATTTCGGGGTAATCCTGGCTTTTGGTGGCCGCGTAGTCCAGCATGAACTCGTTGGCGTCAATTCCGACCAATTCAACGTTGAGGCCCTTTTTGCGGGCCCAGCGGGCCACCTGCCGCAGGGTGTCGCCGCCGCCGCTGCCTAGGTCGGCCACGCGCAGCGGGCGGCCTGGCGGGAAGCGCGGCCACAGCCGGCTCAAGGCATTGAGCACCGGCTGGTAGCCGCCCAGCCAGGTGTTGATGGTTTCCAGCTCGTCGAGGTTCTGGCGCAGGGCCTCGCTGGCCAACGTCAGGTCATCCATCAACTCCGGGCCGGATGCGCGTTGTGCGAACATCTTCAGTGAGCAGTGAACAGTTATCAGTTAGCAGTGAACAGTTATCAGTTAGCAGTGAACAGTTTTGCTGCCCGGCCTATTTTTTCCTGTCGCAGTTGCGCCGCAACGCTTA
This DNA window, taken from Hymenobacter sp. 5317J-9, encodes the following:
- a CDS encoding methyltransferase domain-containing protein — translated: MFAQRASGPELMDDLTLASEALRQNLDELETINTWLGGYQPVLNALSRLWPRFPPGRPLRVADLGSGGGDTLRQVARWARKKGLNVELVGIDANEFMLDYAATKSQDYPEISFRQFDIFSPEFQAQNFDVLTCSLFCHHFTDDELVTLLRQWQEQAQVAVVINDLHRHWLAYHSIKWLTRLLGGSYLVRHDAPLSVARAFRREDWEALLARAGITRYELRWRWAFRWQVVLLK